A DNA window from Camelina sativa cultivar DH55 chromosome 17, Cs, whole genome shotgun sequence contains the following coding sequences:
- the LOC104759761 gene encoding ATP-dependent DNA helicase At3g02060, chloroplastic-like, with protein MAKLPLKQASRLLYRYNLPNETKRPRTLSRLSDTSVWERRKTKGKVAIQKMDVDLMELYLHRLRQKRYLNPKNPIMADFAAQFPYKATPDQKQAFLDVEKDLTERETPMDRLICGDVGFGKTEVALRAIFCVVSAGKQAMVLAPTIVLAKQHYDVISEQFSLYPQIKVGLLSRFQTKAEKEEYLEMIKNGHLNIIVGTHSLLRSRVVYSNLGLLVVDEEHALFYIH; from the exons ATGGCCAAGCTTCCCCTCAAACAGGCCTCACGTTTGCTCTACCGATACAATCT TCCAAATGAGACCAAACGGCCTCGGACTTTGAGTCGGCTGAGTGACACTAGTGTTTGGGAAAGAAGAAAGACCAAAGGAAAAGTAGCAATTCAGAAAATGGATGTTGACTTGATGGAGCTATATCTTCATAGGCTTAGACAGAAGAGATATCTTAATCCAAAAAACCCCATCATGGCTGATTTTGCTGCTCAATTTCCTTATAAGGCTACACCCGACCAGAAGCAG GCTTTCTTGGATGTTGAGAAGGATTTGACAGAGAGAGAAACACCTATGGACCGATTGATCTGTGGAGATGTTGGGTTTGGTAAAACAGAGGTTGCTCTACGAGCCATCTTTTGTGTGGTTTCAGCTGGAAAACAAGCTATGGTTTTAGCACCGACTATTGTATTGGCGAAGCAACATTACGATGTAATCTCAGAGCAGTTTTCCTTGTATCCACAAATCAAAGTGGGCCTTTTAAGTCGGTTTCAG ACTAAAGCAGAAAAGGAGGAGTATTTGGAAATGATAAAAAATGGACATCTCAATATCATTGTTGGCACTCACTCACTTCTCAGGAGCCGTGTTGTGTACAGTAACTTAGGCCTCCTTGTGGTTGATGAGGAACATGCTCTGTTCTATATTCATTGA